The Dysidea avara chromosome 13, odDysAvar1.4, whole genome shotgun sequence genome includes a region encoding these proteins:
- the LOC136242281 gene encoding tripartite motif-containing protein 2-like translates to MKDFVVSGGHYSTDHKLSKVLNIDNMRSPGRISFGKNGIWAVTDSSKHCVLLFNDEDQLVKTFGTIGSANGEFKNPKGVVFDGDDHLYVVDGNNHRVQKFDTTGNYLLQFGSKSDYGKLNSPTGIAVHNDKVYVADSGNSIISVFRLDGKYCFSFGSEEFAGLLDVTINTDGHVLVSTWSNEGVHKFTLDGQCIGKFGTRGYYKAPLSYPYSLTTDSNGYTLVAEYYNHRVSVFDKDGAFVSSFGSKGSSAGQFSYIEGIALSSDGNIYVSDNGNHRIQVYT, encoded by the coding sequence ATGAAGGACTTTGTAGTATCTGGTGGACATTACTCTACTGATCACAAGCTTAGTAAAGTATTGAATATTGACAACATGAGGTCACCTGGTCGTATTTCATTTGGTAAAAATGGCATATGGGCAGTAACTGACAGCTCCAAACACTGTGTCCTCTTGTTTAATGATGAAGATCAACTGGTTAAAACATTTGGTACCATTGGTAGTGCAAATGGAGAATTTAAGAATCCCAAAGGAGTAGTGTTTGATGGTGATGATCACTTGTATGTGGTGGATGGTAACAACCACAGGGTGCAAAAGTTTGACACCACTGGCAACTATCTACTCCAGTTTGGCAGTAAATCTGACTATGGAAAACTGAACAGTCCAACTGGTATTGCGGTCCACAATGATAAGGTCTATGTTGCTGACTCTGGTAACTCCATCATTTCAGTATTTAGACTTGATGGTAAATATTGCTTCTCGTTTGGATCAGAAGAATTTGCTGGCCTACTAGATGTCACTATTAATACAGATGGTCATGTGTTGGTCTCCACTTGGAGCAATGAAGGTGTCCACAAGTTCACACTGGATGGTCAGTGTATTGGGAAGTTTGGCACAAGAGGATACTACAAAGCTCCCTTGAGCTATCCATACAGCCTCACTACTGATTCCAATGGGTACACACTTGTGGCCGAGTATTATAATCATCGAGTATCAGTGTTTGACAAGGATGGTGCTTTTGTGAGTAGCTTTGGATCAAAGGGGTCTAGTGCAGGCCAGTTTAGTTATATAGAAGGAATAGCTTTGAGTTCTGATGGAAATATTTATGTCAGTGACAATGGCAACCACAGGATCCAAGTATACACATGA
- the LOC136242138 gene encoding B9 domain-containing protein 2-like, whose translation MAEVHLIGELVGGSGFSSPNLFCKWGLVVGSAWKILEGQHEGQTQVDHPQDGSFSKWCHPIDIHLATKGLQGWPKLHFEVWDEDMFGRSSLCGYGFCHVPTSPGLHELTCVTWRPTGSFFDQISTFFLGGSPHLKEDSLVYNVTDRQRLRTTSTGTVHLRLGVILRNFDKHGVEVT comes from the exons ATGGCAGAAGTACATCTCATCGGTGAACTGGTGGGCGGTAGCGGTTTTTCCTCCCCTAACCTGTTTTGCAAGTGGGGACTGGTCGTAGGCAGCGCATGGAAGATACTGGAGGGTCAACACGAGGGCCAAACACAAGTGGATCATCCACAG GATGGCAGTTTCTCTAAGTGGTGTCATCCAATAG ATATTCATCTAGCTACTAAAGGCCTACAAGGATGGCCCAAGTTACACTTTGAGGTGTGGGATGAAGACATGTTTGGTAGAAGTTCATTGT GTGGGTATGGATTTTGTCATGTTCCGACATCCCCTGGGTTACATGAGCTCACATGTGTCACTTGGAGACCAACTGGTTCCTTCTTTGACCAGATCAGCA CATTCTTTCTTGGAGGCAGTCCCCATCTCAAAGAGGACAGTCTAGTGTACAACGTGACGGACAGACAAAGATTACGCACCACTTCCACTGGAACAGTCCACCTGAGGCTGGGAGTGATCCTAAGAAACTTTGACAAACATGGTGTAGAAGTGACTTGA